The following are from one region of the Salicibibacter kimchii genome:
- a CDS encoding stage V sporulation protein D, with the protein MSKITRTLVRRRLLLVLLAGIALTLVLMARLGYVQFSLGGWLTEEAEESWSRDLPFEAERGEILDRHDEVLATNVSAPSVLVVPRQIEDPVETSEQLGDVLEAEQQEVYEQITEESSMVRLTPFGRKIDQERASEVREQRLPGVYIVEDNKRHYPNGEYLSHVLGFAGIDNQGLTGIEKQYDERLQGESGHVSFFSDAQGQRLPDMADQYQAPQNGMNVRLTIDDQVQTIIERELDNAEASYDPDGALAIAMDPGNGEILGMASRPHYNPDDYQAVSPEIYDQNRPIWSTYEPGSTFKIITLASALEENEVDLDEDTFHDPGYIKVGGQRLNCWKKGGHGEQTYLEVVQNSCNPGFVSMGEKLGTETLFDYIHQFGFGERTGIDLEGEGTGILFDVENVGPLERSTTAFGQGVSVTPIQQVTAVAAAVNGGTLYQPFIAKDWLDPENGVVLDSQTPMEKQQVISEEASAEVRRALEHVVAQGTGGGAFVDGYRVGGKTGTAQKAQGGRYLENNHIVSFIGFAPADDPEIVVYVAIDNPKETVQFGGVVAAPIVGNVIGDSLQAMNVPRREDQIEKELTWSDVPYLEVPDVTGLTLRELHDANYPLNLEVSGEGEEIYRQSPAAGERVEEGSTIRLYMRDKSD; encoded by the coding sequence ATGTCTAAAATCACAAGAACCCTTGTGCGCCGAAGATTGCTCTTGGTTTTGCTGGCCGGGATCGCGTTAACGTTGGTACTTATGGCAAGGCTCGGCTATGTACAGTTTTCATTGGGCGGTTGGTTGACGGAAGAAGCCGAAGAGTCATGGAGCAGGGATTTACCTTTTGAAGCGGAACGCGGAGAGATCTTGGATCGGCATGACGAAGTGTTGGCAACGAATGTCAGTGCACCGTCTGTCCTCGTTGTTCCGAGGCAGATCGAGGACCCGGTGGAAACATCCGAGCAACTCGGGGATGTTTTGGAAGCTGAGCAACAAGAGGTGTATGAGCAAATCACAGAGGAAAGTTCGATGGTTCGACTGACTCCCTTCGGGCGCAAGATTGACCAAGAACGCGCATCGGAAGTGCGGGAACAACGTCTGCCCGGCGTTTATATTGTTGAAGACAACAAGCGCCACTATCCGAATGGCGAGTATCTTTCTCACGTGTTGGGATTTGCCGGCATCGATAATCAAGGACTTACAGGGATCGAAAAACAATACGATGAACGCTTGCAGGGCGAGAGTGGACATGTTTCTTTTTTTTCGGATGCCCAAGGGCAACGATTGCCGGATATGGCGGATCAATATCAAGCTCCGCAAAATGGCATGAATGTGCGATTAACCATTGACGATCAAGTGCAAACGATTATCGAACGGGAGTTGGACAATGCCGAGGCTTCGTATGATCCGGACGGGGCGCTCGCGATTGCCATGGACCCCGGCAATGGGGAAATTCTCGGTATGGCTAGCCGACCACACTATAATCCGGATGATTACCAAGCGGTCTCCCCGGAGATTTATGACCAGAATCGGCCCATTTGGTCCACGTATGAACCGGGCTCTACCTTCAAGATCATTACCTTGGCGTCTGCCCTTGAAGAAAACGAAGTGGATCTCGACGAAGATACATTTCATGACCCCGGATATATTAAAGTAGGCGGACAACGCTTGAATTGTTGGAAAAAAGGCGGGCATGGCGAGCAAACGTATTTGGAAGTTGTGCAAAACTCCTGTAATCCCGGGTTTGTGTCGATGGGAGAAAAATTAGGAACAGAGACGCTTTTTGATTATATTCATCAGTTTGGCTTTGGCGAACGAACCGGCATTGACTTGGAAGGGGAGGGAACCGGCATTCTGTTCGATGTAGAGAATGTGGGGCCGTTGGAACGTTCCACGACAGCGTTTGGGCAAGGCGTGTCCGTGACCCCGATCCAACAAGTGACAGCCGTTGCCGCAGCTGTGAACGGCGGCACCCTCTATCAGCCGTTTATCGCGAAAGATTGGCTTGATCCTGAAAACGGCGTGGTGCTTGATAGTCAAACTCCGATGGAAAAACAACAAGTCATCTCCGAAGAGGCATCGGCGGAAGTGCGACGGGCATTGGAGCACGTCGTTGCGCAAGGCACCGGTGGAGGTGCGTTCGTTGACGGCTATCGTGTCGGCGGGAAAACGGGAACCGCCCAAAAAGCGCAAGGCGGCCGTTATTTGGAAAACAATCATATCGTTTCGTTCATTGGCTTCGCACCTGCCGATGATCCTGAAATCGTTGTATACGTCGCTATCGATAACCCAAAAGAAACGGTACAATTCGGCGGGGTCGTAGCCGCACCGATCGTCGGAAACGTCATCGGGGACAGTTTACAGGCCATGAATGTCCCACGGCGGGAGGATCAAATCGAAAAGGAATTAACGTGGTCGGATGTCCCTTATTTGGAGGTTCCTGATGTTACAGGTTTAACGTTAAGAGAATTGCATGATGCCAACTATCCCCTTAATTTGGAAGTATCAGGGGAAGGGGAAGAGATCTACCGTCAATCCCCCGCTGCAGGCGAGAGAGTGGAGGAAGGTTCCACCATTCGTCTGTACATGAGGGATAAAAGCGATTAA
- a CDS encoding penicillin-binding protein, which produces MGLLKRTTIISRAFLLFGLAAIIIAVLGGRFLFVQVSKEIDDVDLETLANERWTSHEPLQGERGSIYASNGEAIAEEVTSYTAFAILQDGYEGAVDDPEETAQTLAPYIDMEENRLVELLTRDQFQVELGTDARQLSYEEKEEIEDLGLEGIHFRLEPKRYYPNQAFASHVLGYIDRGTDDAVMGLEAALDQELEGEGGSMTYQVARNGVPLPGSEEEISDAYNGNNVQLTLDSNIQLALEQAMTSVDEEYEPERMTAIVANAKTGEILAMGNRPSFNPNNYEAITNHTNFAVSDHYEPGSTLKIFTMAAAVDSGAYDGDEEFESGTYDPGYEHIINDHNDGEGWGTITFDEAMERSSNVGFSKLVNEIMGADTYYEYLDRFGFGKETGIELPNEAAGMMSESDLDAMYTAFGQSSAVTPIQQIQAVTAIANDGKMMQPYIVDRIENPNVNEMVYESEPEIAGEPISEETAKGVREQLVEAVYGENGTGGAFQVDDMTIAGKTGTAQIPSENGYLSGHGQNIYSFLGMAPADDPEIVTYVAVDRPNLSEDEYGSQPVSTIFNTVMHQSMQYFHLQPDESPSQEEEESVEAEGIELEDVTGDRANRAAETVSEQHLAPFILGEGNRIESQYPFAGEHVISGEKIFLVSDDSWEMPDMTGWSVRDVVKFSTATGMNIEHSGTGYVREQSLEPGSEAGSHDSLTVEFAHPEEEKTDGD; this is translated from the coding sequence GTGGGACTGTTGAAGCGAACAACAATCATTTCCAGAGCGTTCCTTCTTTTTGGGCTGGCAGCCATCATCATCGCTGTATTGGGCGGAAGGTTTTTGTTTGTGCAAGTTTCCAAGGAAATCGACGATGTGGATTTAGAAACACTTGCAAATGAACGCTGGACGAGCCATGAGCCCTTGCAAGGGGAACGCGGTAGTATTTACGCGAGTAACGGAGAGGCAATCGCGGAAGAAGTAACCAGCTATACTGCTTTCGCGATTCTTCAAGATGGGTATGAAGGCGCGGTTGACGACCCGGAAGAGACGGCGCAAACCCTTGCCCCTTACATTGATATGGAGGAAAATCGCTTGGTCGAACTTCTGACGAGGGATCAATTCCAAGTTGAATTGGGCACAGACGCACGCCAACTTAGTTATGAAGAGAAAGAAGAAATTGAGGACTTAGGGTTAGAAGGCATTCATTTTCGCCTTGAACCAAAACGCTATTACCCGAATCAAGCATTTGCCTCCCACGTGCTTGGTTACATCGATCGGGGAACGGATGATGCGGTTATGGGACTTGAAGCCGCCTTGGATCAAGAACTTGAGGGCGAAGGAGGTTCCATGACTTACCAGGTCGCCCGAAATGGGGTTCCACTTCCCGGTAGCGAGGAAGAAATAAGCGATGCCTACAATGGAAACAATGTTCAACTGACATTGGATTCCAATATTCAACTGGCGTTGGAGCAGGCGATGACTTCGGTCGACGAGGAGTACGAACCGGAGCGAATGACCGCGATTGTTGCAAACGCCAAGACAGGCGAAATTCTTGCGATGGGCAACCGTCCTTCCTTTAACCCAAATAACTATGAAGCTATTACCAACCATACGAATTTTGCCGTTTCCGATCATTATGAGCCTGGATCGACGCTGAAAATATTTACCATGGCCGCGGCCGTTGATAGCGGAGCGTATGATGGCGATGAGGAGTTCGAATCCGGTACTTACGACCCCGGTTATGAGCATATCATTAATGATCATAATGATGGGGAAGGTTGGGGGACCATCACATTTGATGAAGCAATGGAGCGATCTTCCAACGTTGGTTTCTCAAAGCTTGTCAATGAAATCATGGGTGCCGATACTTATTACGAATACCTTGACCGTTTTGGGTTTGGAAAAGAGACGGGCATTGAACTGCCCAACGAAGCAGCAGGCATGATGAGTGAGAGTGACCTTGATGCCATGTATACTGCCTTTGGCCAATCTTCTGCGGTGACGCCGATTCAACAAATCCAGGCGGTGACGGCGATTGCAAATGACGGTAAGATGATGCAACCTTATATAGTGGACCGTATTGAAAACCCGAACGTCAATGAAATGGTCTATGAAAGTGAACCTGAGATTGCCGGAGAGCCGATTTCCGAAGAAACGGCCAAAGGAGTCAGGGAACAACTCGTGGAAGCGGTCTATGGGGAGAATGGAACCGGTGGTGCTTTTCAAGTTGATGATATGACCATCGCCGGAAAAACGGGAACGGCGCAAATCCCATCGGAAAACGGTTATCTATCCGGCCATGGGCAAAACATCTATTCATTTTTGGGGATGGCCCCGGCCGATGACCCTGAAATTGTCACATACGTGGCGGTGGACCGACCGAATTTATCGGAAGATGAGTATGGGAGCCAACCGGTATCAACCATATTTAACACCGTGATGCATCAAAGTATGCAATATTTTCATTTGCAGCCTGATGAATCGCCCAGCCAAGAAGAAGAGGAATCGGTGGAAGCTGAAGGCATTGAATTGGAAGACGTTACGGGGGATCGTGCAAATCGAGCCGCTGAAACCGTGAGTGAACAACATCTGGCGCCCTTTATTTTGGGAGAGGGCAATCGAATTGAAAGCCAATATCCATTTGCCGGAGAGCATGTCATTTCCGGGGAAAAAATCTTTCTCGTCAGCGATGACAGCTGGGAAATGCCGGACATGACAGGATGGTCGGTAAGAGATGTCGTGAAATTCAGCACAGCGACCGGCATGAACATCGAGCATTCCGGCACCGGGTATGTGAGGGAACAAAGCCTGGAACCCGGGAGCGAAGCCGGCAGCCATGACTCCCTCACCGTGGAATTTGCTCATCCTGAGGAAGAAAAAACAGACGGAGACTGA
- the ftsL gene encoding cell division protein FtsL: MSQATQKQYVREEQKEEQRQLQTVRNRVEKRFTRGEKYLMAMIGIAIVVTAVLMVSNYASMYGLEQEISQLQSEINQQQQYNEGLEHQVSELSDPERILEIAQDNGMELNDDNVTVLDH; the protein is encoded by the coding sequence ATGAGCCAGGCAACGCAAAAACAATATGTAAGAGAAGAACAAAAAGAAGAACAAAGGCAATTACAAACCGTTCGGAATCGAGTCGAAAAGAGGTTCACACGTGGGGAAAAATACTTAATGGCAATGATTGGAATTGCTATTGTCGTTACTGCAGTGCTCATGGTCTCCAATTATGCAAGCATGTATGGACTAGAACAGGAAATCTCCCAACTGCAAAGTGAAATTAACCAACAGCAACAGTATAATGAAGGGCTGGAACATCAAGTTTCCGAACTTAGTGATCCCGAACGTATTTTGGAAATCGCCCAAGACAATGGCATGGAGCTAAATGATGATAATGTCACCGTCCTTGACCATTAA
- the rsmH gene encoding 16S rRNA (cytosine(1402)-N(4))-methyltransferase RsmH has product MSPYSHETVLLQEAIDGLNIIGSGTYVDCTYGRGGHSAEIIKRLNEHGHLYAFDSDQDAIEAGRKRFAEESTVTFTRENFRRAPAKLDTYGVESVNGVLFDLGVSSPQLDDKTRGFSYRGDEPLDMRMDRQQTLTAEEIVHTWPFESLVHIISRNGEEKFAKPIARAIETEREKTKITSTEQLAALVKHAIPAAARRSGGHPAKRTFQALRIAVNDELQAFEDALSTFVAKLEVEGRLAVITFHSLEDAIAKRTLNMYCSTPELPPGLPVIPEHMKPTMKWINKKPLVPSHEEVEKNRRARSARLRIVEKIRERRA; this is encoded by the coding sequence ATCAGCCCGTACAGCCATGAAACCGTGTTGTTGCAGGAGGCAATAGACGGTCTTAACATTATCGGAAGCGGCACTTACGTGGACTGTACATATGGACGGGGCGGCCATTCAGCGGAAATCATTAAACGGCTAAATGAACATGGTCATCTCTACGCCTTTGATTCAGACCAAGATGCAATTGAAGCCGGTCGTAAACGCTTTGCGGAAGAGTCAACAGTGACATTTACCCGGGAGAACTTTCGTCGTGCACCGGCTAAACTGGATACATATGGGGTAGAAAGTGTGAATGGCGTCTTGTTTGACCTTGGTGTCTCTTCCCCACAGCTGGATGATAAAACACGCGGCTTTAGTTACCGCGGCGATGAACCGCTCGATATGCGCATGGACAGGCAACAGACCCTCACCGCCGAGGAAATTGTCCATACGTGGCCGTTCGAGTCCCTCGTGCACATCATCTCCCGAAACGGAGAAGAAAAATTTGCAAAACCGATCGCTCGTGCCATCGAAACGGAACGGGAAAAAACCAAAATCACCTCAACAGAACAATTAGCAGCGCTTGTCAAGCACGCCATACCTGCGGCAGCGCGAAGAAGTGGCGGCCATCCGGCCAAACGAACGTTTCAGGCGCTTCGAATCGCCGTTAATGATGAACTGCAGGCATTTGAAGATGCGCTTTCCACATTTGTCGCCAAACTGGAAGTAGAAGGACGGCTGGCAGTCATTACTTTCCATTCATTGGAAGACGCGATTGCAAAACGAACGCTAAATATGTATTGCAGCACACCTGAACTACCACCCGGGCTCCCGGTCATTCCCGAACATATGAAACCGACGATGAAATGGATCAACAAGAAGCCACTCGTCCCTTCCCATGAAGAGGTTGAAAAGAATCGTCGGGCAAGATCGGCCCGGTTGCGCATTGTTGAAAAAATAAGGGAAAGGAGGGCGTAA
- the mraZ gene encoding division/cell wall cluster transcriptional repressor MraZ, with protein sequence MFMGEYKHAIDQKGRLIIPSKFREGLGDQFVITRGMDQCVFVYPRTEWEQLEQKLKSLPFTKKDARAFTRFFFSGAAEVSFDKQGRVNIPSTLCQHAQLEKDCVVIGVSRRVEIWNESIWEDYFAESQSSFSDIAESLEDLDL encoded by the coding sequence ATGTTCATGGGAGAATACAAACACGCCATCGATCAAAAAGGCAGGCTAATTATTCCTTCAAAGTTTCGCGAGGGGTTGGGAGACCAATTCGTGATCACCAGAGGAATGGATCAGTGTGTCTTTGTATACCCAAGAACAGAATGGGAGCAATTGGAACAGAAGCTAAAATCGCTGCCCTTTACGAAAAAAGATGCGCGTGCATTCACTCGTTTTTTCTTTTCCGGAGCCGCGGAAGTCAGTTTTGATAAACAAGGCAGGGTGAATATTCCATCTACGCTGTGCCAACATGCACAATTGGAAAAGGATTGCGTCGTGATTGGCGTATCCCGACGTGTGGAGATTTGGAACGAGTCCATTTGGGAAGACTATTTTGCAGAATCTCAAAGCTCCTTTAGCGATATTGCAGAATCATTGGAAGACCTGGACTTGTAA
- the bshC gene encoding bacillithiol biosynthesis cysteine-adding enzyme BshC produces MVNASKAPISTSETGEDGDEHPAALKSSQAYSLLMDVLLYTYAVYIHSHEIEERSVNMTVESFPVQLQGWAHCYVQGDPTVRAFYDYPPFGEEDRRWRELQNYDFKRDHLRKALYQYHQKYDHRAKALEQIDKLQDERSVVVVGGQQAGLLTGPIYTISKALSVLLKAEEEEKKLGIPVLPIFWIAGEDHDWEEVNHIFVHNHDGGVSKIKYEGRTNTGAPVSEQPIDLPAMQWWLQSVFRNYRETPYSRRLHDQLASFAKQSANVSDFFAEVMLWLFRRQGLVLIDPQQPLFRQLMTDTWTQLIEDNDQVRRAFTSAQESVERVNDTRAFLEATEDHTHLFYSAEGKREKLVAHPDGELSLHNGLYKMSRADWLREAKNHPEKFSANVYTRPLVQEMLLPVLTFVAGPGEAAYWSMVGPLFHHYGRRVPPVAPRAQHTYVDRKSEKTLDAEGLSVNEVANEGASTYANALEEKNRKLDTENLFQKSLALAGEGQQMLANALYELAPSEERYVEKNYQRMQEVFQDLQQRIEQKQLEDIKPKVDNVQQLEQRLYPNKQPQERVLNIVQFLNEYGEDRLLALFDQVKSETFCHQFIYL; encoded by the coding sequence GTGGTAAACGCAAGCAAAGCTCCCATTTCAACCTCGGAAACGGGGGAGGACGGCGACGAACATCCCGCTGCCTTAAAATCATCACAGGCGTACTCCCTATTGATGGACGTTTTACTGTATACATATGCTGTTTATATACATTCTCATGAAATAGAAGAAAGGTCGGTAAACATGACGGTAGAATCATTCCCCGTGCAACTTCAGGGGTGGGCCCATTGTTATGTGCAAGGGGACCCAACCGTTCGGGCGTTTTACGATTATCCTCCTTTTGGAGAGGAGGATAGGCGCTGGCGGGAGTTGCAGAACTACGACTTTAAACGTGACCATTTGCGAAAAGCGCTGTATCAATATCACCAAAAATATGATCATCGAGCAAAGGCACTCGAACAAATCGATAAACTGCAAGATGAACGAAGCGTTGTGGTTGTCGGCGGGCAACAGGCCGGTTTGCTGACAGGACCGATTTATACGATTTCAAAAGCGCTGAGCGTTCTATTAAAAGCGGAAGAAGAAGAAAAGAAGTTGGGGATCCCCGTTCTCCCGATTTTTTGGATTGCCGGTGAAGACCATGATTGGGAGGAAGTCAATCACATTTTCGTTCACAACCATGATGGCGGGGTATCAAAAATAAAATACGAAGGGCGCACGAATACCGGCGCTCCTGTGTCCGAACAACCCATTGACCTTCCTGCCATGCAATGGTGGTTACAGAGCGTATTTCGCAATTACCGGGAAACGCCTTATTCGCGAAGGTTGCATGATCAACTGGCGTCTTTCGCAAAACAATCTGCCAACGTCTCCGATTTTTTTGCGGAAGTCATGCTTTGGCTCTTCCGCAGGCAAGGCCTTGTGCTCATTGATCCGCAACAGCCGCTCTTTCGTCAACTGATGACCGACACTTGGACACAGTTGATCGAGGATAATGATCAGGTGAGAAGAGCATTTACCAGTGCGCAAGAGAGTGTGGAACGAGTAAATGATACGAGGGCGTTCCTCGAAGCGACGGAAGATCACACCCATTTATTTTATAGCGCGGAGGGCAAGAGGGAAAAATTGGTTGCCCACCCGGATGGGGAACTGTCCCTCCATAACGGTCTCTACAAAATGTCACGAGCGGACTGGTTGAGGGAAGCAAAAAACCATCCGGAAAAGTTTAGTGCAAATGTCTATACCCGCCCGCTCGTCCAAGAAATGCTATTGCCGGTATTAACGTTCGTTGCCGGTCCCGGGGAAGCGGCTTATTGGTCCATGGTCGGCCCCCTTTTCCATCATTACGGCCGACGAGTTCCGCCTGTGGCCCCCCGCGCGCAGCATACGTATGTCGATCGCAAAAGCGAAAAAACGCTGGACGCGGAGGGCTTATCGGTAAACGAGGTGGCAAATGAAGGCGCGTCCACCTATGCCAATGCTTTGGAAGAAAAAAACCGGAAGTTGGATACGGAAAACCTTTTCCAAAAGAGCCTCGCGCTTGCCGGCGAAGGCCAGCAAATGCTCGCTAACGCGTTATATGAGCTGGCACCAAGCGAAGAAAGATATGTGGAGAAGAATTATCAGCGAATGCAGGAAGTGTTCCAAGATTTGCAACAGCGCATCGAACAAAAGCAATTGGAGGATATCAAGCCGAAAGTGGATAATGTACAACAGTTGGAACAACGCTTGTATCCGAATAAACAACCGCAAGAACGCGTGTTGAATATCGTTCAGTTTTTGAACGAATATGGGGAAGATCGTTTGTTGGCCCTGTTTGATCAAGTCAAATCAGAAACGTTTTGCCACCAGTTTATCTATTTATAA
- a CDS encoding RsfA family transcriptional regulator produces MTALRQDAWSEEEDLMLAEVVLKNIREGGTQLQAFEEVGKKLERTSAACGFRWNATIRKKYDEAVKIAKQQKKKQTNTEKKEAVPAAVPASVPDDSENKQGRVETEQSLRLEDVIAYLRKLEKEERDSGTLKDSLAKEQEKTRKLAAEKENLKQELARLRHDYKSFLSMLDRAREWQGEKET; encoded by the coding sequence ATGACTGCACTGAGGCAGGATGCGTGGAGTGAAGAGGAAGACTTAATGTTAGCAGAGGTAGTACTCAAAAACATACGCGAGGGGGGGACCCAGTTACAAGCGTTCGAAGAAGTAGGCAAGAAGTTGGAACGGACATCAGCGGCATGTGGTTTCCGCTGGAACGCTACCATCCGGAAGAAGTATGATGAGGCAGTAAAAATCGCAAAGCAGCAAAAGAAAAAACAAACGAATACGGAAAAGAAAGAAGCGGTTCCGGCCGCTGTGCCCGCGTCGGTGCCAGACGATTCGGAAAATAAACAAGGGCGCGTCGAGACGGAACAAAGCTTGCGTTTGGAAGATGTCATCGCGTATTTACGAAAATTGGAAAAGGAAGAACGAGACAGTGGTACTTTGAAAGACTCCCTTGCAAAGGAGCAGGAAAAAACCCGGAAGTTAGCAGCCGAAAAGGAAAACTTGAAACAAGAACTGGCGCGATTGCGACACGATTACAAATCGTTTTTATCCATGCTGGATCGGGCGAGGGAATGGCAAGGGGAAAAAGAGACGTAG
- the rpmF gene encoding 50S ribosomal protein L32 codes for MAVPKRRTSKTVKRQRRTHFKLNVPGMVKCPECGELKRSHRVCKSCGTYKGEEVTEAKD; via the coding sequence ATGGCCGTACCAAAGAGACGTACGTCGAAAACCGTAAAGAGACAACGGAGAACGCACTTTAAACTGAATGTTCCGGGCATGGTGAAATGCCCAGAATGTGGGGAGCTGAAACGTTCCCACCGCGTATGTAAATCATGCGGAACGTACAAAGGAGAAGAAGTGACCGAAGCAAAAGATTAA
- a CDS encoding YceD family protein: MRWTIQQLLANSATGIEIDRHVDVSELTERDKELIAISKAHVTGNVEVENEHAHFHMAVQGTMTLPDSNTLAETDVPFDITMVESFRMDGLEPPGDDETVHAPENGYVDVLPYIKEHILLAIPMRVINTEKKEGPAPQAGTGWNVVDVEEKEDSDAKDNVDPRLADLAKFFRDED, translated from the coding sequence TTGCGCTGGACGATTCAACAACTATTGGCTAACAGTGCAACCGGCATTGAAATTGATCGTCACGTTGACGTAAGTGAACTTACAGAACGGGATAAAGAATTAATAGCCATCTCAAAAGCTCATGTGACCGGAAATGTTGAGGTCGAAAACGAACATGCGCATTTTCATATGGCGGTTCAGGGGACGATGACCTTGCCGGATTCCAACACACTGGCCGAAACCGATGTTCCTTTTGATATAACAATGGTTGAAAGCTTCCGGATGGATGGTCTGGAACCCCCGGGAGACGATGAAACCGTGCATGCTCCCGAAAATGGGTATGTGGACGTGCTTCCATATATTAAGGAACATATTTTGTTGGCCATTCCCATGCGAGTGATAAACACAGAAAAAAAAGAAGGCCCGGCCCCACAAGCCGGTACTGGTTGGAACGTTGTAGACGTTGAAGAAAAAGAAGACTCGGACGCAAAAGACAACGTTGATCCTCGCTTGGCAGATTTGGCTAAATTCTTTAGAGATGAGGATTAA
- a CDS encoding nucleotidyltransferase, producing MPMKSIGLIVEYNPLHNGHAYHLNASKEASGADVVICVMSGYFLQRGEPAIFSRRTRTEMALAAGADLVVELPYAFSTQHAHWFARGAVSILDDLFTDAFYFGSEAGSIQDFLELDTFMQHHYASLQKNVRAHLASGVSFPTAQAKAFHDAGPPGHLPDLSKPNNILGYHYVKAARQLGATINANTIPRISAHYHDKGLPEDQSIASATAIRKILAAHADVTKIRPYVPPSIYKKMEHLYEVGQPMHTWDAYYPYLQFVLSTRSPDALATIYEAEEGLENRFIKTALKQPTFMDFMEEAKTKRYTWTRLQRFAVHLLTGTTKTDIANAYGDEARPRSVRILGFNETGRKYLNAVKHRTPLSLYHRPPKKKDAQQMLDERAARAYYAMLSGTQKVEKWRDEYAQPPVYREKRE from the coding sequence ATGCCTATGAAATCCATTGGTCTTATTGTTGAATACAACCCTCTACATAACGGGCATGCCTATCATCTAAACGCTTCTAAAGAAGCTTCCGGAGCCGATGTCGTCATCTGTGTCATGAGCGGCTACTTTTTACAGCGCGGCGAACCCGCGATCTTCTCGCGCCGTACGCGAACCGAAATGGCACTTGCGGCGGGGGCTGACCTCGTCGTTGAGCTCCCCTATGCCTTTTCCACTCAGCACGCCCATTGGTTCGCCAGAGGCGCCGTCTCCATTCTCGACGATTTATTTACCGATGCATTCTATTTCGGCAGTGAAGCAGGGTCTATTCAAGATTTCCTTGAACTTGACACCTTTATGCAGCATCACTACGCATCACTGCAAAAAAATGTACGTGCTCATTTGGCAAGTGGTGTTTCTTTTCCGACCGCGCAAGCAAAAGCCTTTCACGACGCGGGCCCGCCCGGGCACCTTCCCGATTTATCGAAACCTAACAATATTCTCGGGTATCATTACGTCAAAGCCGCGCGTCAGCTGGGGGCAACGATCAACGCCAATACGATTCCCCGCATCAGCGCCCACTACCATGACAAGGGTTTGCCTGAGGATCAGTCGATCGCGAGCGCGACCGCGATTCGCAAAATCCTTGCCGCGCATGCAGACGTAACAAAGATTCGCCCCTATGTCCCGCCATCAATCTATAAAAAGATGGAACATTTATATGAAGTGGGACAACCCATGCACACGTGGGACGCTTATTACCCTTATCTGCAGTTCGTCCTCAGTACACGTTCCCCTGATGCCCTCGCTACCATCTATGAAGCGGAGGAAGGACTGGAGAATCGCTTTATAAAGACAGCCTTAAAACAACCAACCTTTATGGATTTCATGGAGGAGGCAAAAACGAAACGCTACACTTGGACACGCCTTCAACGTTTTGCTGTGCACCTGCTCACCGGTACGACTAAAACCGATATCGCCAACGCTTACGGAGATGAGGCGCGGCCCCGTTCCGTTCGCATCCTCGGCTTCAATGAAACCGGACGAAAGTATTTAAACGCTGTTAAACACCGCACACCATTATCGTTATATCATCGGCCTCCGAAAAAGAAAGATGCCCAACAAATGTTGGACGAACGAGCGGCACGAGCGTATTATGCAATGTTAAGCGGAACACAGAAAGTGGAGAAATGGAGAGATGAATACGCCCAACCCCCGGTGTATCGGGAGAAGAGAGAATAG